From a single Diachasmimorpha longicaudata isolate KC_UGA_2023 chromosome 13, iyDiaLong2, whole genome shotgun sequence genomic region:
- the LOC135168610 gene encoding major facilitator superfamily domain-containing protein 8: protein MECLRKVLPKRGPRPIDSDLESPQEQRERWKSVYIIYFTMFLMSLGFSIILTGVWPYLDGLDPTAGKKFMGYVVAANPLGQMLFSPLVGWWGNKRGSVRLPLLVTLALFVASSAVYSSLQIIPGSPKVWMIVARFGVGVSSANIAVTRSYLSAATTVAERTQAVSMVSLAQVLGFVVGPALQAAVTPLGKEGFTLMGLPINMYTAAGWINVFLGIINFALFLPQFFKERKIAAREAMKDQGKATEKEAWKAIKPDYVGAWSLIAAFGILVYNFVLLETLGTPLILDNFGWSKKDAVSTMGLMMSVGAVFACIAFVLIGPLCRRFDERRVLIWGGFFLMLVGRIIMVPWGKETPIIAELDPITNTTTTVNGTEIVGCPATQEWCRYTPMMTPVQYMIGYGFTTIGYPIGVTLSQTIFSKILGPRPQGVWMGMLTGTGCASRVLGPVFVGHVYTVWGTYHTFGITGITLIVGIVWLICVDKHLISKASELKEEMNKNGTVEVEVPLVKPEGQSKEIEMQNLNESTVHEKD, encoded by the exons ATGGAGTGCTTAAGAAAAGTACTTCCGAAGAG GGGGCCGAGGCCGATAGACAGCGATCTAGAGAGCCCTCAGGAGCAAAGAGAAAGATGGAAGAGCGTgtacataatttatttcacaATGTTTCTCATGTCCCTCGGGTTCAGCATAATTCTGACAGGGGTCTGGCCATATTTGGATGGT TTAGATCCAACAGCTGGAAAGAAATTTATGGGGTACGTTGTTGCAGCAAATCCACTTGGGCAAATGTTATTTTCACCGTTGGTCGGTTGGTGGGGAAATAAAAGAGGCTCTGTGCGATTACCATTGCTCGTAACTCTTGCACTTTTTGTTGCATCCTCTGCTGTTTATAGTTCGCTACAGATCATTCCAGGATCACCAAAAGTGTGGATGATTGTGGCCAGGTTTGGGGTGGGCGTTAGTTCCG CGAATATTGCTGTCACGAGGTCGTATCTTTCGGCAGCAACAACAGTAGCTGAGAGAACTCAGGCAGTTTCCATGGTATCTCTTGCTCAG GTCTTGGGGTTCGTAGTTGGGCCTGCACTTCAAGCTGCAGTTACCCCACTCGGTAAGGAAGGTTTCACACTGATGGGATTGCCGATAAACATGTACACGGCGGCCGGGTGGATAAATGTGTTCCTGGGAATCATAAATTTCGCCCTATTCTTGCCGCAATTTTTTAAGGAGCGAAAAATTGCGGCACGAGAGGCTATGAAGGACCAAGGAAAGGCGACTG AGAAAGAAGCGTGGAAAGCTATCAAACCAGATTATGTGGGAGCTTGGAGTCTGATCGCCGCTTTTGGAATTCTAGTCtacaattttgttttattagaAAC GCTCGGAACGCCGCTGATACTAGATAACTTTGGATGGTCCAAGAAAGACGCAGTTAGTACAATGGGGTTGATGATGAGCGTCGGTGCAGTATTCGCGTGCATTGCATTTGTGCTGATAGGGCCATTGTGTAGGAG GTTCGACGAACGGAGGGTGTTGATCTGGGGCGGATTCTTCTTGATGCTAGTGGGGAGGATAATCATGGTTCCATGGGGAAAAGAAACTCCAATAATTGCGGAACTAGACC CGATTACAAACACAACCACCACTGTAAATGGCACCGAAATTGTTGGATGCCCAGCAACTCAAGAGTGGTGTCGTTACACCCCCATGATGACTCCTGTCCAATATATGATTGGCTACGGTTTCACGACCATCGGCTATCCCATAGGGGTGACCCTGAGTCAAAcgatattcagtaaaattctGGGTCCACGTCCTCAGGGCGTTTGGATGGGAATGCTAACTGGCACCGGTTGTGCCTCTCGTGTTCTGGGTCCAGTGTTCGTTGGCCATGTCTACACTGTCTGGGGGACTTATCACACATTCGGAATAACGGGAATAACATTAATTGTGGGGATAGTATGGCTGATCTGCGTTGACAAGCACTTAATTTCGAAAGCATCAGAATTAAAAgaggaaatgaataaaaatggaactGTTGAGGTGGAGGTACCACTTGTGAAGCCGGAGGGTCAGTCCAAGGAAATTGAAATGCAGAACTTGAATGAGAGTACTGTGCACGAGAAAGACTGa
- the LOC135168615 gene encoding uncharacterized protein LOC135168615: protein MRVGSTFFVIFGLLQLTPAEINEFPDEHSITHIDVQRLRPRSWKSHQSSDAGDIEGAFKIQWTGNGDFREHHQVPQSSLETELPPWDSQLQTVQEDSIDADRSSPSPVLQPPFEFYSSSIHNFANEDTSPESPNESSSSEQSSTIKTLRIYEITKTNSSWGYRKENALTTGRSFAISDPSSETKSFDSLRSAIRKKNTTRLNGANRTNDSGGNDGRANGLNDRSDGIIPRTNVIRANPGKANALRGNRKYQSRVGSDETSVRRSSWGNTFRHNWRRPVSRANHFRFSDSGEKVGAVPGVPGRDYPVNQEHTHHELQNVEGRFPCPKDPAKHFYRADRASRCQIFYVCFGGETGVPMVCPNGTLFNQEIQVCDWWFNVVC from the exons ATGCGGGTCGGCTCGacatttttcgtgatttttg GTCTTCTCCAGTTAACGCCGGCCGAGATCAACGAATTCCCCGACGAACATTCAATAACCCACATAGACGTGCAAAGATTGCGGCCAAGAAGTTGGAAGTCCCATCAATCGAGTGATGCAGGTGATATCGAGGGAGCATTTAAGATCCAGTGGACAGGAAATGGTGATTTTCGAGAGCACCATCAAGTGCCACAGTCGAGTCTCGAGACGGAATTGCCACCATGGGACTCCCAGCTCCAAACAGTCCAGGAGGACTCAATAGATGCAGACCGATCATCGCCTTCACCAGTGCTCCAGCCGCCATTTGAATTCTACTCCTCATCGATCCACAATTTTGCCAACGAGGATACGAGCCCAGAGTCGCCGAATGAGTCGAGCTCATCTGAGCAAAGTTCGACGATAAAGACATTGAGAATCTACGaaataacaaaaacaaattcatCATGGGGATATCGTAAGGAGAATGCACTGACAACTGGACGTTCATTCGCAATATCGGATCCAAGCAGTGAGACAAAGTCCTTCGACTCGTTGAGATCAgctattagaaaaaaaaataccacgaGATTGAACGGTGCCAATCGTACCAATGATAGTGGTGGGAATGATGGCCGAGCTAATGGACTGAATGACAGATCGGATGGAATAATACCCAGGACAAATGTAATAAGAGCCAATCCTGGGAAAGCCAATGCACTCAGGGGCAACCGCAAATATCAGTCTAGAGTTGGCAGTGACGAAACGTCTGTGAGAAGGAGCAGTTGGGGGAATACGTTTAGACACAATTGGAGGAGACCGGTTAGTCGGGCCAATCACTTCAGGTTCAGTG ATTCCGGTGAGAAAGTCGGCGCTGTGCCGGGGGTCCCCGGTCGTGATTACCCAGTGAACCAGGAGCACACCCACCATGAGCTACAAAACGTTGAGGGCAGGTTCCCATGCCCCAAAGATCCTGCCAAACATTTCTATCGCGCGGATCGCGCGTCTCGCTGTCAG atattttaCGTGTGTTTTGGTGGAGAGACCGGAGTTCCAATGGTCTGTCCGAACGGAACCCTCTTCAACCAGGAAATTCAAGTTTGCGATTGGTGGTTCAACGTCGTATGTTGA
- the LOC135168616 gene encoding uncharacterized protein LOC135168616 — protein sequence MVRSNAADKLTQINTALNRSMVLMEDTASNTPKPKDKRSRKSITINTGAVKATSTPLQEQNPIRKSILKRPERERSDESPPTAHSFLSTGWQPEQQANDSMKVVDRPHNLQEFVAMEEVTVDSSRHTYTLQDVDPEDELWIIEIPKSVDPRELRGQVLRLGDKTKLKIGEEKYQVTSHDSSDCLSCVFGTGKEEKPFKIVNIKPSGSITMRRRLTAVAKASLKVEGESTTVPFPTGLKPRDPLAGVLTKGMIKKKSKSRVKKIKVAD from the coding sequence atgGTGAGGAGTAATGCAGCGGACAAATTGACCCAGATAAACACAGCTCTGAACCGATCCATGGTGTTGATGGAGGACACAGCCAGCAATACGCCAAAACCAAAGGACAAACGGAGTCGTAAGTCAATAACGATAAACACAGGAGCAGTGAAAGCAACGAGTACTCCGCTCCAGGAGCAGAATCCCATTCGCAAAAGCATCCTCAAGAGGcctgagagggagagaagtgATGAGAGCCCACCCACTGcccattcatttttatcaacggGGTGGCAGCCTGAGCAGCAAGCAAATGACTCCATGAAGGTCGTGGACAGGCCCCACAATCTCCAGGAGTTTGTGGCGATGGAGGAGGTGACGGTGGATTCGTCCAGGCATACCTACACACTTCAGGATGTGGACCCCGAGGACGAGCTCTGGATTATCGAGATCCCGAAGTCGGTGGATCCTCGGGAGCTGAGGGGACAGGTCTTGCGCCTGGGGGACAAGACCAAGTTGAAGATTGGAGAGGAGAAGTACCAAGTGACCAGTCACGACTCTTCTGATTGCCTGAGCTGTGTCTTCGGGACGGGGAAGGAAGAGAAACCCTTCAAAATTGTTAATATCAAGCCTTCGGGGAGTATAACTATGAGGAGGAGACTCACAGCGGTTGCCAAGGCCTCTCTGAAAGTCGAGGGGGAGAGTACCACTGTCCCTTTTCCCACGGGACTAAAACCACGAGATCCACTTGCTGGGGTTTTGACGAAGGGCATGATTAAGAAGAAGTCCAAGTcgagggtgaaaaaaattaaagtggCTGATTGA